The Bradyrhizobium sp. LLZ17 genomic sequence TGACGCCGCGCCCAAGCAGTGACCCTGCCGCTGACGCATCCGTGCCTCTTTCGCCGCCTCAAAGTCTCCTAAACCGGCCTTTTGACTGGCCGGTTCCTTCGATCGCTTTGCCCTTTCGGCAGAGCTTTCGGCAACAGCGCATAACATCCCAAGGCACGCTGCCGGCAATTTGATCGGCTATCTCTTCGACTGATCGTTCGGGAGCGGAGAGCGTTTCGAGTACCCGGTCGAGCAGTTCGGTCTCGCTGATCTCTTCCTCGTCAAACCACCAATCGTCTCCTCGCGGTCCAAACAATAGGATTTTATCGCGCAGTATGATGAAGTGACTCTGGCAGTCGGTATCGCGCCATACCGACGGATAAACGCTTGTACCCTTCGGGGATTCGTAGAGTCGCCATGCAGGACCGGCCCGCCGGTCGAGGTTTACCGGCAGTTCGGCTCCGCAACCACAAGGGCATGACAAGATCAGCCAGCGTGGGCCTGACCGATCCACAATGACTGCGTCACCCGGTTGCTTCAGATAGGCGCTGGCGCCCGCGCGTGAGGCAACTCTGGCTTTGACGGTGAAATTTATGATCATTGCCCGGCCCCCGGGGACCGACGCTTGCGCCCGGGCGATGTCGTCGCCGTAGTCGGCGCCATCGCTCGCAAAATCTTTTGCCCCAAGAAGAATGCAATCGCCCGCAATGTGTTCGGCTCCTTTTCCTTTAGCTCTGGATGATCGTTGCAACCCTTGCGAATCAGGCATAGCGCGAGCGTCAGCGCGTATTGCCCGGGCACCCGCTCGGCTGACCAGCTCAACGCACGAATTTGATTCACAGCATTAAAAAACCATTCGGTGGGATCGCCCGGTCTACAGTATGTGGACTGGCCCATCTTCAAAGCTTTTTCCTCGTAGAGCGGGCTAATCAAGCTCAAGAGCTTCTTGGGCGTAAGCTTTTTTTCTTAAGGTCTTCAATGAAGCCTTCTACAAAAAGCCCACCTTCAAGTGACGCGGGGTCGTAGGTGAGCGGAAAGTGCGGCTCCAGTTTCTCAAAATCAATAAGAATTGCGTCGCCGTGCCGGACAAGCACGTTGGTCGCGTGCATATCGCCATGCGCGGGAGCGACCAAGGGCTCGGTTTGCCCCAGTTTGTCGAATATCGCTTTCAAGGGATCGATCGCGATGTCGGCGCGGAGGTTCTTAACGAGCGGTATCCGCTCGGGGGGCAGGGCGATCAACTCGCTCTGTCCCTCGATGCGCCACTTTTTTGTCGAAATAGGACGCAAGCGAGGATGCCGTATCAACGCGCTGTTGTTTCCTCCAGCCTCCCAGCGTTTTGTCAAACAAGTTGGCGATGGCATGCCCACAGCGGCCGCCTCGCGCACAGGAGACCAGCGACTCTGCGCCCTCGACAAAATCGCCCACAAGAATTCCTTGGGTTGATCCGAGGTTGCAGCGATCGCGGCGCAACCGCGGCCCGAGATAGAAAGGGACGTATTCGAATATATGGCCGCAGTATTCGTCGTGCTCGTCGATGATTTTTTTGCGCTTACCGATCTTCGCAAAATACAGATGCGGGTATGCGCCCTTCGCTCCCTGTTGCACTAATCCGGCACCCAGCGAGGCGTAAGCCTTAAAGACCGGTGCGCCCGAGAGGCCGCCGTCGATCGATATCAGTTGAAGCTCCGAGCAATTCCAGAATGCCCGCTTGAGCAACATAACCCGTTCGTCGTGCCCATCAGATCCAAATCGGGCAAGAAGAGCGGCTTCGTCAAATTTCAACTCGAATTCCCGTAGGGGGCCCGCCGGTTTATCACAGACCAAAGCGGCAATGTCACCCCAAGACATCATGGTGTCGATGATGTAAACGCACGGCAATAGAAAAGCATTTTCTCTCTCGCGCAGGTTTTCGGGAACGGACTGCCACTCCTCGGGCCGAAGATTCGCAGTTGGCAGAGAACCTTTCCTAAGCTGATTTATGATGACCTGCCGGGGCATCGCCGTCTGTTGTTCGTCCGTTGCTAGACGAACGTAGATTCGGACATCGTGATCGAGAAGGCGCGGCCCGACTTTGAGCAAATCTTGAGGCAGGGTCTTCAGATTCTTGGGGTCCTGAGTCCAGATCACCGCATCGAGTTTAGCGATATAGTCGTCATCGCGAAGCTTATCCAACGTCACCGGCCCGTTCGCCTTGGATGGCTCCCACGTGACCTTGCGCTCAACGAACCGTTTTAAATCCTCATCAGACGGCACTTCCCCGACGAAAGCGAGTTTCGCGCGCGGCGTGCCTTCTGGCGAAAATTCGCGGATCGCCATGTCAGTCGTCCCGCGTGAACAAGGGCTGCGAATCTCCCCGCGCAAGAACGCCTCGCGGGGAGCAAATATAGCAATTCGGATTGCTGGTGAATGAAACGGATCGCAGTGAGGGCGGGCGCGCGTCGTAGATAAGATGCCGGGCGGCGCTTGGCACCCCTACCATCATGGCCAGAAACATTGTCATGGCCATCGAGGTCACGGTCCCGTTGATGGAGATGACGGCGGGCGCGGGTTCATGCGCGCCTTGAATATACTGATCTTTGCTCCGCTCTTCGGCGTTCATCATGTCCCGCCGGACCTCTTCGGAATCCAGCAGCTCGCAGCATGTGAAGCACGGCAGTCGCGGCGCGAGTGCCTGCACCCGGCCATGTATGCCCGCGATCTGGCCTGCCCTAGCGGTGATGATCGAGCCCATATCAACGCATGGGATGAGATATTGATATGCGATCTGCTGGATGACGGCGCGGCTGCCATGCGAATCCGTGCACGCGAAGATAAAGTCGGCGGCCCGAAGTTCGCGAGCAACCGCCGTTCGCGTCACATCCCCGACGATGCGCTTACACTCAGCGTCGGACGTGATTTGTGCGATCATGTCGGCAGCCACGTCCGTCTTGTGCCGGTTGACATCGCTTACGCGAGCACCGACCACCCGGTTAAGGTTGGTCGTCTCTATGCGGTCGGGATCGACAAGGATGACCTTGCGCACGCCGAGATGCGCCAACTGTTCCGCGGCAATCGAGCCTGTGCCGCCCAGACCGACTATGGCGACAGTGAGTGACTCAAGATATTTTTGGCCGGCAGCCCCCGAGTGCCCTGACCTGACGGTCAAATTTCAACGGCGTGGAACCTGACGGGCCATCGGCGTCGAATAGAACTTGCAGTCGCGGCCCGACCGACACGACGCGCATGGTCTTTTCACCCAGACGCCGAGCGCACCAGCCCCCTGCGCTTACCACCACGGCGCCATGCACCGTGTGGGGCACACGCACGGACATGAACCGCGCCAGATGTGTCTCGCCATCATCGTCTATTTCGGAGAATTCCGGCGGAGTGGACCCCGGATGCGAATGCACAAAAATAGCGGACAGATTTTCGCGCGCGGCCCTTTTGCCAATTTGCGCGATGAAATCCGGTTTGAGCTGCGCGCTGATGCGCGACCGGTCTGAATAATTATCGTCGGTGGGAAACTCGATCCAGGAGACGACAAGACGGTCCAGCCCGGGCAGAGCAACGTGGGACGCCCACAAGATCGCGCAGCGCTCGGTCTCCCTGCCTACAAGCTCAGCGACAATTCGGCTGGCATCTCCATCCTGAAACCTGAGCTCCATCATCGAGGCGGGTCCAGACGCTGGAGGATGACCCGGTAGAACTGCTCAAGCCGGTCGCGATTTGGGTCCCACGTTTGCAGGTGCCAAGAAAACCACGTCAAAGGACGGCCCGGGGTGATATCGTAGGGCAACGGCGTTCCTTCGTTGGCGGCCTGCGGTATCGCGCCGTTGGCAAGGCGTATCGCCGGCGAAACCCAGAAGCAGTCAGGCTTTGCAGCGGGATACCCGGGCGGCGCGATGAAGAGAATGTCCACCTTCTTGGGATTCCAGCCATCAGGCAAATCGAACCCCTTGATCGTAATGAGGTACGATCCATCGGCCCGACGCTGAATCTCAGCGTCTTGGTGCTTGAATTCCTGAAGGTAGTCCTTCAGTTGCTGGAATTGCTCGCCGATCATCAGAGTCCAAACGTCGCTGGCGGGACAGCGAAAAAGTGTTTCACGCGTTCGGTAATACCCACGGCTTCACCGTCACCGATGCCCTTGTCGGGTTTGTCACCTTCTTCCTCAAGGAAGAGCTGGTAGTTGGGGGCTACACTGGAGATAGCCTTTATTTCCGCGCCAGTGAGCGCGCTCTTGGCGCTTTCATAGCGATTTGCGTCCACATAAAATGGGTGCAGTTTTTTTTCGGATTTCTCTGCTTCAGACATGTCGTTCTCCTTCTAGGATTTGTGCTTGCGATCGGTCGTTGGCGTCCATTAATTCTTTGAACTTTGCGCGGTTGGCCCACACGATGGGCTGAGACTCCTGCGGTGATTCAATCCGCAGGTGGCGCACGAAATACGAAACGAGCGAGCGGCGGATCGTCTTTGATAACCGTCCGTCCTGCATGCCGAAGTCGTCAACAACTGACTGTCGCTGACTCGGCGTCAGATTCGGATTGGGTTCGATATCGATCACGACGAAAGTTTGCCAATCCGCATCGTCCTGCGGATTCACATGACTGATACGGCGTCCGTGGATTTTCTGGAGTCTGGTCAAGACAAAATCGCGAAATCGGGAAGTGCCATGACACCATGCGCGGGTGTGCCAGCGGGAACCGTCAAAGGCCAGAGAATGAGGGGCAATCCACTGACGAGTTGGCTCGGGAGAGCGCATCGATTGATACGTGGCGTCTACCTCCGAGCCATCGCGGATCGCCCAGAGAATTGGCAAGAGCAACTCTGTGCGAACGCGCCGGACAGGGAGCGTCACGACATCACAGGGCGGGCGGGTTCCCACAAAGCTTACTGATCGTGAAATCGTCCCGGCGGCGAGGCCCTGAATCTCGTTCAAATAAGTCTGGGTATCGGGCGCGAGAAAGAGCGGTTTGAATTGCGCGGTGGCGCGATAGACCTTTTCGTGGCGGTCATACTCCATATTCTGTTTGGCCAGATCGAGGTACTTGGCGAAATCCAGCGATGCCTGCTGAACCGAGATGTTGAAATATTCGGCGACCTCGCCCCGGTTAATTTTGCCGTCCCACAACAGGCGAAACTCGATGAATTCCAGCCGGCGGTCTTGGCCCCACGGACGTGGCCGAGGGACAGCTTCTAGGTCAGCGTCGCTCCTTGTCTCTATCTGTGGTGCATCGTGTAACATGATCCATCATATAACACGACGCGTTCTCTCGTCAAGGAACCCAGCATTGCGCGGGCACCACGGCCCTCCCTTGTGCTCCTGAAAATTCGTTAACCCGTTGGAAAAACGGGACAATGGGGATGTTGGGGCGTTCTGCGTCCCGGTCGCAGTCTTCACCGTCCCCGGTCAAAGTCCCTATTCCGAGGCTTGCGCGGCGTCTGCTCCGGGGAGGGTCCGCCTTCGTCGGTGCCTTGGTCGGGCCCCCGCGCTTCGGCCTTGGGCTCTCGTTCTTCTGACCGCTCAGGGGTGCGCCTGCGACGCTGAATTTTGATCTCCCCTTCGGGCGCTGGCTCCTGCGCGCCTCGCGTCTCCTCCCCCGCATCCCCAGTTGATCCGGATGCCCGCTTGAATTCGACCGTCAGGTCGATCGGCTTTTAGCCGCGCGATTGAACTCGTCCGGATGCGACAGTTGCGGATCGGGCTGTGGCTGGCGGCGTTGAAAACGGCGCGCGTGATATAGGCATTGGCGGAAAGACCGGACGTTTCCACGCGGCGCCGGACTCGTCCCGCCGCTCTGCGGGCGGGCGGTTGGATACAGGGGCGTCGCGCTTCTTGTCGGTCTTCTCCGTCATGCCGCCAAACGTAGGCGCGTCAATCCGCGTCCCGCCTCGCACGAACCTCGCGCGATCCTCGCGAGCTCCGGGGCCGCGCCTGCCCCGGTCGATGGGTTCCCAAGGGAGAGCGAAGTCTCTCTTGCGGCCTTGCCGCGCATCCGCCCGAAGGCGGAGGCAGGTCGTAGGTCACGGGGCGCGAAAGCCCCGGACGCCGGTTACAAGGGGCTGCGGTAGAGCCCTTTGTTCGATTGGGATGGGGGAGAGCCGAAGTCTCGCCGTCCGACCCGGCGGCGCGCTGGACGGGGGCTCACGGTGGCCAAGCCTTCTTCGCCTACTCCACGAACTACCTGATCGACGTCGAGAACGCGATCATCGTCGATGTTGAGGCGACTACGGCGATTCGGCAGGCGGAGGTGCCGGCTGCCAAGCGCATGATTGAGCGCTCGCTCGAACGGTTCGATCTCTATCCAAGCCGGCTCCTCGGCGACAGCGGTTATGTATAAACCTTGGTATCGGTCCGTGACCCCTTACGTACAATTGAGCCGCCTCTACGATCGCCTTATCTATAGGGTGTGCGGTAGCACTGCCGCTATCGCTGCCCTCCTTGGGCGTTTCCTCCCTAGACTTTGGGCCGCTTGTGGCGACGCAGGCGGCCTTTCTTTTGGGGGTACCCCATCGGCTTCGGGAGGAATTCAGGTTTACGCCGTCGTCCGTAACCTCAGACGTGCAACCGCTACAGCATCACCAGCAACCAAGCCGCGATCCTCGCGCCCTTGCGCGATCAATCGCAGCTTGAACACGGACGGCTTCGGGGAGGTTAGCTGGTCCCCGCACCATCCAACCGCGCCAGCCCCGCCTCGATCACGACGATATCTTCCTCGATCTGCTGGACGTTGTCCGGAAATCAAAACCTGCACGTGCCTTTAGGTCCACCGCCAGCTTCCAGCGCAGCATACTGAGGCCCACCGATTGTTCAAGCGAACGTAACCGTCCACAATCAGTTCGATTGCGTTTGGTATTCCCACACCCGCCGTCATCGACTGACACCGAACCGCTTACCCAGCGACACCCCCTCGAAACGGCCTCTCTTCGCAAATTGTCTCCAGCAGCCGTCAAATGAGACCCTTTGGTCAAACCGAGCCGACCTAGCATCAGGAGAGCAAGGGGGCTGCACAGTTCAATGGAAAGACCGGCTCCCAATGCAATGGCGCGTTGTTCATCCCCGTTGAGATCGGCCCATGAGATGCCTTCCATAATGCGCCTCCGTCGCAAAGAACTATCCAAAATCCAAACGCGCGACCGGATGATCGCATCACCTTCGACGCGGAATGGACCAACATGGGCTTGCACCACACCTCCGCTCGCCACGTACTCTCCTCGTTGGCGAGCTGCTTGCGGCTGCGAAACATTCCCAACGCGACACGTCCGACTATGTCTTCTCGTCGCTGAGAACCGGCGGCCAGATCTCAGGCTTGACCAAGATGAGCGCGCCACGGGTCTGTGGATTTGAAACATCAAGGGGAATACATTGAACTTATCTATCCCCATATCCAGTAAGCCGATAAGTGAGTCGTACCAGCTACGGAGCGTTTGCTGCGGCAATCCATACATGAGGTCGAGCGAGAGATTCTCAACGCCCATCTCATTCAGCAATTGTACGAGTTGTACTACCTCGTCCACGCGTTGCCCGCGGTTTAGTATGCGTAAAATGCTCGGATCTAGACTTTGGGCCCGCGACTGCAACGCCGCTATGGTCGTACAGATCCTTTACGGTGTCCCAGCAATCCACGTGCCACCAAAGGCATTTGCGAGCCTCCTTGAACAGCGCAAAGCGATGTGCTTCGCGTCCGCTGGCGGAATACTCGGGCCTCAGTGTCTGGTCCCGGACATTAATGTCTTCAACCGGACAGGGCTGAACGCGACAACGCGGAATGTTGAATGATGATGGCGGCCTCTCATGCCGAAGTCGAGATCCGCTCCAACCCGACCTTACGACCGAATCGCTCGGCTGAAGAAGGCTGCGTCGCGGCACGTGATGGATATGCTAATTCGTGACCTTGTTGCGCCGGGGGGATGTAGAAAGTCCGTCTGCTACCATCGGGTAGCGTCCACGTCTGAGCCCGTTGTGAGGAGACTGATATTTGCAGTGTGCGCTTTCAGTCAGTTGCGGACGCGTTGCACGCGGCGCCGCGTCATCAAGATCACCGGCATCGCCTTCGACTGGGTGTCGACACCTCGGCGTTTACTCCTGTTGTCACGAAGGCACAGCCGCTCCGTCGAGAGGGTCTGGAGGCACTTCGAGGACAAAGGTTCGCGTGGCCGGACGATCACCCTGAAGGTGAGGTTTCAACGATTGCGAGATCATCGCGCGGAGCAGGACGGGACGCGTCCCGATTTCGAGCCGCAGCGAGCTCGAACACTTGTCGGTCGTCTTCCTTTCAAACGAGATACCCGCTCCAAAGCCGATCCGCCTTCTTGCCTTCACGCCAGGGCGAACCCAGGCCGAGCTGCAGCTCGGCCTACCAATTTGAGTCCGCATCGATCAGAATCAAGGCCGCGGTAGAAGAGTAGAGCGCGAGCCCTCGTGCGCAGCGCGGCAGAGTTTACCTCAACTGCGGGAATCCAAAGGTCGAAAGACTTACGGTAGGATAGGCGTCGATGTTTGAATACACCA encodes the following:
- a CDS encoding DUF6527 family protein; translation: MPDSQGLQRSSRAKGKGAEHIAGDCILLGAKDFASDGADYGDDIARAQASVPGGRAMIINFTVKARVASRAGASAYLKQPGDAVIVDRSGPRWLILSCPCGCGAELPVNLDRRAGPAWRLYESPKGTSVYPSVWRDTDCQSHFIILRDKILLFGPRGDDWWFDEEEISETELLDRVLETLSAPERSVEEIADQIAGSVPWDVMRCCRKLCRKGKAIEGTGQSKGRFRRL
- a CDS encoding ThiF family adenylyltransferase — protein: MTVRSGHSGAAGQKYLESLTVAIVGLGGTGSIAAEQLAHLGVRKVILVDPDRIETTNLNRVVGARVSDVNRHKTDVAADMIAQITSDAECKRIVGDVTRTAVARELRAADFIFACTDSHGSRAVIQQIAYQYLIPCVDMGSIITARAGQIAGIHGRVQALAPRLPCFTCCELLDSEEVRRDMMNAEERSKDQYIQGAHEPAPAVISINGTVTSMAMTMFLAMMVGVPSAARHLIYDARPPSLRSVSFTSNPNCYICSPRGVLARGDSQPLFTRDD
- a CDS encoding E2/UBC family protein; this encodes MIGEQFQQLKDYLQEFKHQDAEIQRRADGSYLITIKGFDLPDGWNPKKVDILFIAPPGYPAAKPDCFWVSPAIRLANGAIPQAANEGTPLPYDITPGRPLTWFSWHLQTWDPNRDRLEQFYRVILQRLDPPR
- a CDS encoding multiubiquitin domain-containing protein; its protein translation is MSEAEKSEKKLHPFYVDANRYESAKSALTGAEIKAISSVAPNYQLFLEEEGDKPDKGIGDGEAVGITERVKHFFAVPPATFGL
- a CDS encoding WYL domain-containing protein, with translation MLHDAPQIETRSDADLEAVPRPRPWGQDRRLEFIEFRLLWDGKINRGEVAEYFNISVQQASLDFAKYLDLAKQNMEYDRHEKVYRATAQFKPLFLAPDTQTYLNEIQGLAAGTISRSVSFVGTRPPCDVVTLPVRRVRTELLLPILWAIRDGSEVDATYQSMRSPEPTRQWIAPHSLAFDGSRWHTRAWCHGTSRFRDFVLTRLQKIHGRRISHVNPQDDADWQTFVVIDIEPNPNLTPSQRQSVVDDFGMQDGRLSKTIRRSLVSYFVRHLRIESPQESQPIVWANRAKFKELMDANDRSQAQILEGERHV